The following proteins come from a genomic window of Nostoc sp. ATCC 53789:
- a CDS encoding BMP family ABC transporter substrate-binding protein produces MDRRNFLKYVTLAGSSFALTSCVQGKNSKLPGEVSPSASPVAVNEPLKVGFVYVGPVGNFGWTYAHDLGRRDMEANLNDKVKTTFVENVNEGADAERIIRQLALDGNKLIFTTSFGYMNPTIKVAKEFGDVIFEHCAGYKRAANVGTYLGRFEEPRYLTGMIAGKMTKSNVVGFIGAYPIPEVIRGISAFTQGMRLTNPQAKVKVLWIQSWYNPAKEREAAIALVNSGADILTQHTDSGAVVQLAEEKGIYAFGYNSDMSKFAQKAHLTSIINRWGKFYTDKALAVMSNTWKSQNVWDGIGEGIVDISPMNQVIPVEVQQLVNAKRDEFIQGTAHPFDGPVKDQKGIVRVPNGKVLEDRGQLAMDWYVEGVEGSIPQRKL; encoded by the coding sequence ATGGATCGTCGGAATTTTCTAAAGTATGTCACTTTAGCAGGATCTAGTTTTGCTTTAACGAGTTGTGTTCAAGGCAAAAATTCCAAATTGCCGGGTGAGGTGTCTCCCTCAGCGTCGCCTGTGGCGGTAAATGAACCTCTCAAGGTGGGATTTGTTTATGTGGGGCCTGTGGGTAATTTTGGTTGGACTTATGCCCATGATTTAGGTCGCAGAGATATGGAAGCCAATCTTAACGATAAAGTAAAAACTACCTTTGTTGAAAATGTCAATGAAGGTGCTGACGCTGAAAGGATAATTCGCCAACTAGCATTAGATGGTAATAAGTTAATTTTTACCACTTCCTTTGGGTACATGAACCCAACAATTAAAGTCGCTAAAGAATTTGGTGATGTTATTTTTGAACACTGTGCAGGATACAAACGTGCTGCCAATGTCGGCACTTATCTAGGACGTTTTGAAGAACCGCGTTACTTAACCGGCATGATTGCTGGCAAAATGACAAAATCAAATGTAGTTGGTTTTATTGGCGCATACCCAATTCCAGAGGTAATTCGGGGAATTAGTGCGTTTACACAAGGAATGCGCTTAACAAATCCCCAAGCAAAAGTTAAGGTACTTTGGATACAAAGTTGGTACAATCCAGCTAAAGAAAGAGAAGCGGCTATTGCTTTGGTCAATTCCGGTGCAGATATATTGACGCAACATACCGACTCTGGCGCTGTTGTCCAATTAGCTGAGGAAAAAGGCATTTATGCTTTTGGCTACAACAGTGATATGAGCAAGTTTGCTCAAAAAGCCCACCTGACATCAATTATTAACAGATGGGGAAAATTCTATACAGATAAAGCCTTGGCTGTAATGAGTAATACTTGGAAATCTCAAAACGTTTGGGATGGCATTGGTGAAGGAATAGTGGATATTTCGCCGATGAATCAGGTGATTCCGGTAGAGGTACAACAACTAGTAAATGCGAAGCGCGATGAGTTTATTCAGGGTACTGCACATCCTTTTGATGGCCCGGTGAAAGACCAAAAAGGGATTGTACGAGTACCAAATGGTAAGGTGTTGGAAGATCGAGGACAATTGGCGATGGATTGGTATGTTGAGGGAGTTGAAGGCTCAATTCCCCAGAGGAAACTATAG
- a CDS encoding acyl--CoA ligase yields MNLFELLAGEDNHSALVTPGGRSLTYKQLRENVVGLVSQLNSFGLTRGERIAIAMTNGSPMAITFLAAALCGTAAPLNPKYKQDEFAFYYEDTQANALITLSDEPEAAIAAVTPNMMLINAKVNTDGTLSFELVKTGSKPRESLNPAAPNADDLAMILHTSGTTSRPKRVPIRHRNLIASANNIIAAYSLTAADTTLCLMPLFHVHGLVGCLLSTLASGGTLICPNGFNALEFWKLVDTYKPTWYSAAPTMHQTILARASRNTEIVKANPFRFIRSSSASLPPIIIEKLEATLNAPVVESYSMTEASHLMTTNPLPPKVRKPGSVGYGFGVDVGIMDSEGNLLSQGSLGEVVVKAPNVIDGYENNPEANATAFVNGWFRTGDQGTVDADGYLHLTGRIKELINRGGEKISPLEVDDVLLRHPAVAEALAFAVPHKSLGEDIHAAVVLKGEVGEKELLAHCSTMLADFKVPKQIHFLEQLPRGATGKLQRLAMAKLLNIG; encoded by the coding sequence ATGAACTTATTTGAGCTTTTAGCAGGGGAAGATAATCATTCAGCCCTCGTTACACCTGGGGGGCGATCGCTAACTTATAAGCAATTGCGCGAGAATGTTGTTGGCTTAGTATCCCAACTCAACAGCTTTGGATTGACACGTGGAGAACGTATAGCCATTGCCATGACTAACGGTTCACCAATGGCTATTACCTTTTTGGCTGCCGCCCTGTGTGGCACTGCTGCACCCCTAAATCCCAAATACAAACAAGACGAATTTGCCTTTTACTACGAAGATACTCAAGCAAATGCGCTGATTACCTTGTCTGATGAACCAGAAGCAGCGATCGCCGCCGTCACACCCAATATGATGCTGATTAATGCCAAGGTAAACACTGACGGCACATTGAGCTTTGAATTAGTCAAAACAGGCTCAAAACCAAGAGAATCATTGAATCCCGCAGCCCCCAACGCCGACGATCTGGCGATGATTCTCCACACTAGCGGCACTACCAGCCGTCCGAAACGTGTGCCGATTCGTCATCGCAACTTAATCGCCTCAGCCAACAACATCATTGCTGCTTACTCACTCACAGCAGCTGATACTACACTTTGCTTAATGCCCCTGTTCCACGTTCACGGATTGGTGGGTTGTTTGCTGTCAACCCTAGCATCGGGCGGCACACTAATTTGTCCCAATGGTTTTAATGCCTTGGAGTTTTGGAAACTAGTAGATACCTACAAACCTACCTGGTACTCCGCAGCACCAACCATGCACCAGACAATTTTGGCCCGCGCTAGCCGCAACACAGAAATTGTCAAGGCTAACCCCTTTCGTTTCATTCGCTCTAGTAGCGCTTCCTTACCTCCAATTATCATTGAAAAGTTGGAGGCAACTCTTAATGCTCCTGTGGTGGAATCTTACAGCATGACTGAAGCATCCCACTTAATGACTACCAACCCCCTACCGCCAAAAGTGCGAAAGCCAGGTAGTGTTGGTTATGGCTTTGGTGTGGATGTCGGCATTATGGACTCTGAAGGCAACCTATTATCTCAGGGAAGCTTGGGCGAAGTGGTGGTAAAAGCACCTAATGTCATTGATGGCTACGAAAACAACCCAGAAGCCAACGCCACAGCTTTTGTCAACGGTTGGTTCCGTACAGGAGATCAGGGGACTGTGGATGCAGACGGCTATCTCCACTTAACTGGACGCATTAAAGAATTGATTAACCGAGGTGGAGAAAAAATTTCTCCCTTAGAAGTGGATGATGTTTTGCTTCGTCACCCCGCCGTTGCGGAAGCCTTAGCTTTTGCTGTCCCCCACAAATCTTTAGGTGAAGATATCCACGCTGCTGTTGTCCTTAAGGGAGAAGTTGGCGAAAAAGAACTTTTAGCTCACTGTTCAACTATGTTGGCAGACTTCAAAGTTCCGAAACAAATTCACTTTTTGGAACAACTACCTCGTGGTGCTACGGGGAAACTGCAACGGTTAGCTATGGCGAAATTGCTTAACATAGGTTAA
- a CDS encoding NAD(P)H-dependent oxidoreductase, whose amino-acid sequence MSFKTVVFYGSYRSDRQGIKAARFIINQLKQRNHEVIFVDAKEYDFGILDRMYKEYDTGHAPAKMEELAEHIRTADGFVVVAGEYNHSIQPGLSNLMDHYLEEYFFRPAGIVSYSVGGFGGVRAAIQLRSFLSEMGMPTISSIFAISKIGESLDEAGVSQAIALTKRVGQFLDELEWYEEALQRQRLEKGNPF is encoded by the coding sequence ATGAGCTTCAAAACAGTAGTCTTCTATGGTTCCTACAGGAGCGATCGCCAGGGCATCAAAGCTGCCAGATTCATAATCAATCAGCTTAAGCAAAGAAACCATGAGGTGATTTTTGTGGATGCAAAGGAGTATGACTTTGGCATTTTAGACCGGATGTATAAGGAGTATGATACAGGTCATGCTCCTGCAAAGATGGAAGAACTGGCAGAACATATCCGAACAGCAGACGGTTTTGTAGTTGTTGCGGGAGAGTATAACCATTCCATTCAGCCAGGGTTGAGCAACCTGATGGATCACTATTTAGAAGAATATTTTTTCCGTCCGGCTGGTATTGTTTCTTACTCAGTTGGTGGCTTTGGAGGAGTGCGGGCAGCCATACAGTTACGTTCTTTTCTGTCAGAGATGGGAATGCCTACGATTTCAAGTATTTTTGCTATTTCCAAAATTGGGGAATCTCTGGATGAAGCAGGTGTTTCACAGGCGATCGCTTTGACGAAGAGAGTCGGTCAATTTTTGGATGAATTAGAGTGGTACGAAGAAGCATTGCAACGGCAAAGATTGGAAAAAGGAAACCCGTTCTAA
- the cobJ gene encoding precorrin-3B C(17)-methyltransferase, whose protein sequence is MIMNVAPAIVVLGQNSVTVARKIISVLPGATLYGLAGRTSGVDVSFTNFGDTLRELFAQGTPLIGICAAGILIRTLAPILSDKQQEPPVLAVAEDGSAVVPLLGGLGGVNDLARCIAEALDVKPAITTTGDLRLGTTLLSPPYGYCLANPDDAKKFISDVLAGAEVRLEGIAPWLSDSKLPINPNGDLTIQVTERLVTPTANCLVYHPATIAIAISHITGDAVALVEQLLVDTKLEKTSVAGIFAPIAAAADPAIRAVASALGVPARFFTPNQLESLLSEGYSPAQAVAIAATGTSPLSSSSPDIAIAIAPQPIDPNTIGQPRGRLAIIGTGPGGSQWMSPEVKEILKSATDLVGYKTYLDLIGSLADGKQRHESDNREEEARAKMALDLAASGRYVAVVSSGDPGIYAMATAVFEVCDRYAKPEWDSIDIHVAPGISAMQAAAAAIGAPLGHDFCAISLSDILKPWSAIEQRIAAAAEADFVIAFYNPVSKERTWQLAEARNILLRHRTPDTPVVLARNLGRPGQTVKAIALDQLTPASADMRTIILVGSTKTRTIKRSDGNLWVYTPRRYTEE, encoded by the coding sequence ATGATCATGAACGTTGCACCCGCCATTGTAGTACTAGGTCAAAATAGCGTGACAGTAGCACGCAAAATAATCAGCGTTCTACCAGGAGCGACGCTATACGGTCTAGCGGGTCGCACATCGGGAGTGGATGTCAGCTTTACTAATTTTGGCGACACGTTACGCGAGTTATTTGCTCAGGGAACGCCGCTAATTGGCATTTGTGCCGCCGGCATTTTAATTAGGACGCTAGCTCCCATACTCTCGGATAAACAACAGGAACCACCTGTGTTAGCTGTGGCTGAAGATGGTAGTGCTGTTGTCCCCCTCTTGGGCGGACTTGGTGGGGTAAACGATTTGGCCCGCTGCATTGCCGAAGCGCTTGATGTTAAACCTGCAATTACAACTACAGGTGATTTACGTTTGGGTACAACGCTGTTGTCTCCTCCCTACGGATACTGTTTAGCAAACCCAGACGATGCTAAGAAATTTATTTCAGATGTGCTAGCTGGGGCAGAAGTCAGACTAGAAGGCATAGCGCCTTGGTTAAGCGATAGTAAATTACCCATAAATCCCAATGGAGATTTGACCATCCAAGTTACGGAACGTTTGGTAACTCCTACAGCCAACTGTCTTGTGTATCACCCAGCAACGATCGCGATCGCAATTAGTCACATAACTGGTGATGCAGTAGCTTTAGTAGAGCAGCTACTAGTTGATACCAAACTAGAAAAAACATCAGTCGCCGGGATATTTGCACCCATCGCTGCCGCAGCCGATCCCGCAATTCGTGCTGTAGCTAGCGCCTTGGGAGTACCTGCCCGCTTTTTTACCCCAAATCAGCTAGAAAGCTTATTGTCAGAAGGTTATAGCCCCGCCCAAGCAGTTGCGATCGCTGCCACAGGTACATCTCCATTATCTTCCTCATCTCCTGATATAGCGATCGCTATTGCCCCCCAACCAATTGACCCCAACACTATCGGTCAACCACGCGGAAGGTTAGCGATTATTGGCACGGGCCCTGGTGGATCGCAATGGATGTCTCCCGAAGTCAAGGAGATACTCAAGTCGGCAACTGACCTAGTGGGTTATAAAACTTATTTAGATTTAATCGGTTCTCTGGCTGATGGCAAGCAACGGCATGAGTCTGATAACCGCGAAGAAGAAGCACGGGCAAAAATGGCCCTTGATTTGGCAGCATCTGGGCGATATGTCGCTGTCGTTTCATCTGGCGACCCTGGTATCTATGCAATGGCAACAGCAGTTTTTGAAGTGTGCGATCGCTATGCTAAACCCGAATGGGATAGTATCGACATTCATGTAGCACCAGGTATTTCAGCGATGCAGGCAGCAGCAGCAGCCATTGGTGCGCCCCTTGGACATGACTTCTGTGCTATTTCCCTTTCTGATATCTTGAAGCCTTGGTCTGCCATCGAACAACGAATTGCTGCTGCTGCCGAGGCTGATTTCGTCATTGCTTTCTACAATCCTGTTTCCAAAGAGCGTACTTGGCAACTAGCAGAAGCGAGAAATATTTTGCTGCGACATAGAACACCGGATACCCCAGTAGTGTTGGCGCGGAATCTTGGCAGACCCGGACAGACCGTAAAAGCGATCGCACTTGACCAGTTAACACCAGCAAGCGCTGATATGCGAACAATTATTCTCGTTGGTTCCACAAAAACCCGAACCATCAAACGCAGCGATGGTAATCTCTGGGTTTATACGCCGCGCCGCTATACGGAAGAATAA
- a CDS encoding RNA-guided endonuclease TnpB family protein: MLVFEFKAYGKSAQLVAIDDAIRTAKFIRNSCIRLWMDVKNTGKNDLQKYCAVLATQFPFANELNSMARQASAERAWSSISRFYENCKKGIPGLKGYPQFQKDCRSVEYKTSGWKLADNRKSITFTDKKGIGKLKLKGTRDLHFYQINQIKRVRLVKRATSVYIQFCIDVDRSENIEPTGNTVGLDVGLKEYYTDSNGVMIENPKFLRVGEKVLKRSQRRVSRKVKGSKNRGKARQILGKRHLKISRQRKDHAVKLARCVVQSNDLIAYEDLRIKNMVKNQSFAKSINDASWYQFRVWVEYFGKVFKRVTVAVNPQYTSQECSSCGEVVKKTLSTRTHVCKCGCVMDRDENAARNILSRGLGTVGHTGTFALDASNAWGDETSTLVGENLHEQVMS; encoded by the coding sequence ATGCTAGTTTTTGAATTCAAAGCTTATGGGAAGTCGGCGCAATTAGTCGCAATAGATGATGCAATTCGGACTGCCAAGTTCATTCGTAATAGCTGTATTCGTTTATGGATGGATGTTAAAAATACAGGTAAAAACGACTTGCAAAAATATTGTGCTGTACTTGCGACACAATTTCCATTTGCTAATGAACTTAATTCAATGGCTAGACAGGCTAGTGCTGAAAGGGCATGGTCTTCTATCTCTCGATTTTATGAAAACTGCAAGAAAGGTATTCCAGGTTTAAAGGGGTATCCCCAGTTCCAAAAAGATTGTCGCTCGGTTGAGTACAAAACGTCAGGCTGGAAGCTTGCAGATAATCGAAAATCAATAACTTTCACTGACAAGAAAGGTATTGGAAAGTTAAAACTTAAAGGCACTCGTGATTTGCACTTCTACCAAATTAACCAGATTAAACGGGTGAGATTGGTGAAACGTGCTACGTCGGTATATATTCAATTCTGTATTGATGTAGACCGTTCTGAAAACATAGAACCAACTGGTAACACAGTTGGTTTAGACGTTGGATTAAAAGAATACTACACCGATTCCAATGGCGTTATGATTGAGAATCCTAAGTTTCTTCGTGTCGGAGAAAAGGTTCTTAAACGTTCACAACGTCGTGTTTCTAGAAAGGTAAAAGGTTCAAAAAACAGAGGCAAGGCAAGACAGATTTTAGGTAAACGCCACCTCAAAATAAGTAGGCAACGTAAAGACCATGCAGTGAAGCTTGCACGGTGCGTAGTTCAGTCAAACGACTTGATAGCTTACGAAGATTTGAGGATTAAAAATATGGTGAAAAATCAAAGTTTCGCCAAGTCTATTAATGACGCATCTTGGTATCAGTTCCGTGTCTGGGTTGAATACTTTGGAAAAGTATTTAAACGTGTCACGGTTGCGGTTAATCCGCAATATACGAGTCAAGAATGCTCTAGCTGCGGTGAAGTTGTTAAGAAAACGCTATCGACTCGAACCCACGTTTGTAAGTGTGGTTGTGTGATGGATCGTGATGAAAATGCAGCTAGAAATATCCTTAGTCGAGGATTGGGTACTGTAGGGCATACAGGAACCTTTGCGCTAGACGCAAGCAACGCTTGGGGAGATGAAACCTCTACTCTTGTTGGTGAAAACCTGCATGAGCAAGTTATGTCTTAG
- a CDS encoding RNA 2'-phosphotransferase: MSDSRLVKISKYLSKYLRHTPDAIGIKLAPGGWVAVDELITACAKNKFPITRQELEAVVESSEKQRFSFDSTGTLIRANQGHSVEVDLQLEPVVPPDELYHGTGHKSVDSIMETGLCKMLRHHVHLSKDIATAQTVGARHGKPVVFAISAAAMHQAGYIFYCSDNGVWLVEHVPPEYLQKI, encoded by the coding sequence ATGAGTGATTCTCGCCTCGTCAAAATCAGCAAATATCTCAGCAAATATCTGCGACACACACCGGATGCAATTGGAATTAAACTTGCTCCTGGTGGTTGGGTTGCTGTTGATGAATTAATTACCGCTTGTGCTAAAAATAAGTTTCCAATTACCCGTCAAGAATTAGAGGCAGTAGTAGAATCTAGCGAGAAACAACGTTTTTCTTTTGATTCGACAGGTACTCTGATTCGGGCTAACCAAGGACATAGTGTAGAAGTCGATTTACAATTAGAACCTGTTGTTCCCCCAGATGAGCTTTATCACGGCACGGGACACAAATCTGTAGATTCAATTATGGAAACAGGACTTTGCAAGATGTTACGGCATCACGTCCATTTATCCAAGGATATTGCAACAGCACAAACTGTTGGTGCAAGACATGGAAAACCAGTGGTTTTTGCTATATCTGCTGCCGCAATGCATCAGGCGGGTTACATCTTCTATTGTTCTGATAATGGTGTTTGGTTAGTGGAGCATGTACCACCTGAGTATCTCCAAAAAATTTGA